In Cryptomeria japonica chromosome 5, Sugi_1.0, whole genome shotgun sequence, the genomic window TAATCTACTCTCACTGGAGCAGTAGTTTATCCTTAGGATCTATTGGATATTTCCCATTTCACCTTGATCATGTTGCTCTAGAATCGGATATGGTTTTTTCCGTCCTATTCTAAACAAGGTTGCTTCTTCTCATGCCTCAAATAAGGTTGTTCATGCTCCACCTTTCTTTTCTATAGGAGCTATTTGTTCTATTTATCATTCTAAAAGGACCTCTATCTCCTATTGTCTAAAGTATTTAATTTATTTGGATAGTGATGCAAAGGAGGAAGATATGTCTTTTGTAGATGGACTCTGTCTCTGACATGAGAATCCTTTGGGTGTGAAGCTGCCTTGATTGTGATCAAGCTATAATTTGCTTGATTGAATCTAACCTCTTTTTATTGGTTCTCTTCTATTTCTATACTAtttttatgttgctcttattttgtctttcaatttttGTGTTGGTTCTATATTTTTTTGGTAGTCTCATCCCTTGTGAGACCCCTCTCTTCCACCTTAATGACTGATTTGTTAATAGGTGTGATCCCTTTCCCACTTTACATAATCAAAATTTAGTAACTTCCACACACCAAAAATAAGTCGactatttatatataattattttattacttaACAATTATTTTACTAACCTAAATtaccaattttatttcttttgttatAAGCTTAAGTATATTATGAGGTAAAATTTTCAGCATTCTTATTCATCATGATATATCATTTGTCTTTTTTGCGTGTTTTTATTAGAGTGAACTTTATCACATCCCATGACTCCATCTCTCTAAAATCAACTCAGATTTCCCTTttctatttatttataattaaaatattttacaaattatAGGTAATACAAATGATTACAATGTTCAATGATTGTTCTTAATACTACTAACATTTTGTTATGTGAATGTGTGTGGATTTGAAGGTGACACTTTTAAAATAGAGAAAAGGTGTGAGGTATTGTCCACTTCATATTCTTTTGAATTTTcctattattttgattatttagtaCTTATTCTAGCATATACAATTCATGTAGCTCACATACACACAAAAGTGTGTGTGAAATGGATTTCTTGAATCCATTAGGAGTATCACATGTACACAACcatcttcaaaattcaaatttaatcatTCATAAAGCTAAGATTACTAGAAGTTGATTGTTATCTATTGACTTCCAAGCCATATATTTTGAATTGAGcatttatgattatttatttaagGGCAAACCTTACACTATTAGTAGCAATTTATGGAATGTATAAAAAGGACATGAGAAAAGAGTTATAAGGCATGATTAATACATCATCAACTCACCTTAGTTTTACATGATATTACAACTCCTCTTTATCATAAACATTCTACATTATTGTCTTTTGTATTCTTTATCATGTAAAATTGACATCAAAATTTAACTAAGATTTCAAGAACTTCCATACTCCAATCCTACCATAACAAACCCACTTATATTTTCTTATTGTATAATGTTTTTGGTTTCAAGAGtctaaaacaattaaaaatataagATGATTCCTTGGATAAAACTGTatgacttaaaaaaaaaaaaatagcattcagtcatctccttatataaaataaaaaagaatacatAAAGACAATATAAAACTCTTTAAAAAAATCATTATAAAAAATCATTTTCTGATATAGAAAAAAGAGAATACAGAAAGATGAATCTCATTCTAAAATATGAACCCTCATTATAGAACACATTGTACAATGATATCCGCCACATTAACTATTTACCATGGATAAGCAAAGAACCAAACAATTTTTCCCCTTCTTTTACATTAATTATCAatcataatatatatttatatctgaTTTACATTAATTACTATAATTATCAatcataatatatatttatatgtgattTACATTAATTACTATAATTATCAatcataatatatatttatatctgaTTTACATTAATTACTATAATAATTGTAGAGCTCGATATGTGCATATATAAGGATAAAGTGTACACCTATTCAACTCGATGAGATGAAATGATTCAGATAAATGGAATATAACATATGGTTACACAGTAGGGATACGATGACTTTAAGAAATACACAGATAACAAAATCTTCTCTATTTTATGTGGGGGCTAACATATTAATAATACATCTTGACTTGCAATCCACTGACTTCTACATGCCTTCTCCTTAAAATATTGCCAATTAAACGGAGGTACCCACAAATCCTAAATATCATTTTACAATGAATGCGGTAGCAAGAAAGGAAAAAGTCTACTATAAATAATATCGAGATGCCCACACAAAGTTGATGACAATCATTTTATGCTGAATTTATGGaattttcaacaaatcattcaTTTTTGCCTGGATATCAGTTGAGTTATTACACAGTTTCTCTGTAAGAAAAAATGAAAATGCTCGTTTGAGTTGTATTATATAACACAGCGCTATTTTAAAGTTAAGATGGTATAGTTGTAGACACTTATTTAATGCTGAAGTTCTGGAATATTCAACAAACTAATTAATTTTGCCTGGATATCAGTTGGGTTATTACAAAGTTTATCCCTGAGAAAAAAATGCTCGTCTATCCTGTACTATATATAACAGAGCTATTTCAAGGATAGGTGTTACAGTTGTATGTTTTCAGTTTTGAAGTTGAAGCATAATTTGGATGCCAATGGCCTGCTTTCACCCTCATTCTTCCATGTTTGTATTCCTCACCCTACTGCTCATAGTGCAGGTAGCAACTTTTCTATTGTAATATTGCTTTGAGTTCTTTTAAGCTTTTCTTTTGAATTGGGTGGGAATTATATGGTGTTAGCTGTTAATGCACAGGCTTGGAAAGTATCCACACATGTAGTTGAGGATGATGTGAAGTATGTAGAGGTAATGATAAAAGTAATTAGCTATCTAACTTTTTCTTCTATCTGTTTCATTGATTTGATTTTATCGAGAAAACTGGCATAAGTTATGTGTTTTGAATTAATGGTGCAGCTGCAGACTGCTGTGGGTGAAAAAAGTTACGGAGGAGTGAAAGCTCACATTGGTATGTGTGTTTGTAAGTCATCTGCTTAATCATCCTCTGGTTTGAtctattcaaaattttaaaataaaagacAGGTTGTTAAGTAGAGTTAAAAGTATTAAATAGTTATTAAAAAAGGAAGATACCCATGTTGTATACTATATAGTGAATATAAGAATTTTTATATTATGATGTGTCCAAGTGCAGACTGTGATAAGGAATGCAATAGGAGATGCTCCAAGGCATCAGCTCATGATAGGTGTCTCAAGTATTGTGGAATATGTTGTGAGAAATGTAACTGCGTTCCACCTGGTACATATGGCAACGAAGATTCTTGCCCTTGCTATGCCAATTTGAAGAACTCCAAGGGTGGACACAAATGCCCTTAGCACATTGTCATACTGATACTATAATGCCCATTGCTTGGGCAAAATAATGGATTATGTTTCTAGATAGCAATGCTATAATCCCCATTCTTTCCCAGAGAATGGATGATATGTTATTGAATTTATCATGAAtctaaattataattttattaattattgttaAATTGGAAAGGTTCTGATAGCAGATATAGAAGAAACAATTCTGCAAGTTCTTTGTTACTTTGCATCAAAGTTTCTGTTTACTTTTTCAACCAAGTCTATCAACAAAAATGTTACACTGCATTGAGGGCCACATCTATGAACAATTTTATATCTGGTTCTCCTTAATTAAAGAGAGCTCATTAAATTTTCATACTATTTAACTATAATTGTTGTTGTACTTACAAAATTATGGCACAAGATTGCTGGAAGTTCTTATCATCAAACAAATGTTTATTTGATATTAAGATTATTACAGAGTCCATCAATGTTAAACCATTACATTTTCACCTCATAATATTGTTATGAAAAGGGATCTGAACTGTAAATTATATTAAATCTTGCTTAAAAGGGATCTAAACAGTAAGAGTGATAAAGCTTATTACATCATAGTTCTATCGTAACAAGTATATTTAGaattaaatataattttgttataaaaTATTTATACAGTATTTATAAccattctaatttttttaattagaaataaatttaattgaaagagAATAAATTTTAATCATTAAAATATATAAAAGAGAACATATTACTTAATATTTCTAAACTACTAAGATACAAAGAGAAAAATCACAAACTTATATAATAGATTTGGTTTATATATCTAGACATTTTATTACACTAGGACCCCTAACACCAATTAATAGACATAAGAACTAGAAAGTAGAACTTATAATCTATTGGCATTTATCTAGTTATCATCTTCAACTATATTTTGAGATCACTCCTCTACACTGACATAATAGAATTTTTCTAATATATGGATATAAAGATCCATATCATGACTCTTAATTAGAGCACCCCATTTTAGAATCTCTCTTTTGCATCACTCACCTTATAAATATCCTTGTCCTCCCTTAAACATGTGATATAAATTTCTTCTCTCTTAAGATTTTTGAGACCAACATGCTAATCTCATAAGCTTCATCTTTTAAAACTTAATCTTGCCATCCTCATCCCTCCATATTTGCTTGTTAATCATAAATTGAACCTCCACCAACTTGAGGCATAGCATCCTCCCCTTCAATCAATTTCTCCTTTTCAAATCTACTCAaacttattttattaaaaaatcttatatatattaaaataatttcttAACATATATAGTTATAAATCTTTCAAAAATTAGGAAACAAAATAAACATGTTAACATAGATTGGCTGCCACTACACCAAAAGTTCAAATTGTTAGTGAGAGCACCACTAGAGAGGTTAGGGTGTCGAGGAGGGTTGAGGGTCCCACATGACGTTTAGCCCCCCGAGTCGAGAGGTCTGTACTGGACATAGTCAATCACAAGGTGAGTCAGTTGTCGCCAATGGGAGTTGAACCCTCCCTAGAAGAGTTGCTAGTTTTGTTAACATGGACCAGTTGCCACCACACCAAAAGCTTGAACTATTAGTGAGAGCACCACTAGATAGGTTAGGGTGTCGAGGAGGGTTGAGGGTCCCACATGACAACAAAACATGTGGCCCAAAAAATAAGAAGTTGTAACAACAATGAAGAGAAGATCTCCTATAGAGAGAAACAACTAGTTATCAAATCACAAgtttataaataatataaataaataaacttaaTAAGTAAAGAACAAGATAAAGTCTAATGCTGGGAAAAGGTCCTTCTCATCAAGGTTATCCCACTCTCCCTATAGAAAATCCCTGTTGTCATCCAAAGGCTCCAAACCAATGATAATTTTGTCTCCTTCTTCCTTCGGATCATTCTACAACTAGTTATGGATAATCCATGGAGGATATTGCAAGCAACAAATAAGGAAACTATTCATAATTTGGGAAGATTACccatattttttagaaaattcaaaagAGTGATAAGTAGGTGATAATTACATATCTTAGAAATGGGTGGAAAATTATCTTATAATAAGGGAAACATGAAATAAAATGCATTTGTATCTTTTTTTAAAGGCGTAATTATGAAATGATTATCAACATGTCATATCTAGTCCTTCTTTCATGGCTTAGTAAAATGCATGGATATTTGATGAAAATGTTGAGAAAGGAATAGCCTTTATTATCATTTGGAAGGTTTCTTATTCTACATAactgaaaataaatttatttttatcttgaACTAAgaaaattcaagtgcaattaacct contains:
- the LOC131055926 gene encoding cypmaclein-like isoform X3; translation: MFSVLKLKHNLDANGLLSPSFFHAWKVSTHVVEDDVKYVELQTAVGEKSYGGVKAHIDCDKECNRRCSKASAHDRCLKYCGICCEKCNCVPPGTYGNEDSCPCYANLKNSKGGHKCP
- the LOC131055926 gene encoding cypmaclein-like isoform X4, with the protein product MPMACFHPHSSMFVFLTLLLIVQAWKVSTHVVEDDVKYVELQTAVGEKSYGGVKAHIDCDKECNRRCSKASAHDRCLKYCGICCEKCNCVPPGTYGNEDSCPCYANLKNSKGGHKCP
- the LOC131055926 gene encoding gibberellin-regulated protein 13 isoform X2, which codes for MFSVLKLKHNLDANGLLSPSFFHAWKVSTHVVEDDVKYVELQTAVGEKSYGGVKAHIGMCVYCDKECNRRCSKASAHDRCLKYCGICCEKCNCVPPGTYGNEDSCPCYANLKNSKGGHKCP
- the LOC131055926 gene encoding gibberellin-regulated protein 3 isoform X1, with product MPMACFHPHSSMFVFLTLLLIVQAWKVSTHVVEDDVKYVELQTAVGEKSYGGVKAHIGMCVYCDKECNRRCSKASAHDRCLKYCGICCEKCNCVPPGTYGNEDSCPCYANLKNSKGGHKCP